The following proteins are encoded in a genomic region of Oreochromis aureus strain Israel breed Guangdong linkage group 8, ZZ_aureus, whole genome shotgun sequence:
- the LOC116327262 gene encoding cytochrome b-245 chaperone 1 homolog, translating to MGYMTVEDQSSNLLHLKRSPGIRSWSLLVGIASVGLTAAYYSSDSIPWKLFYVAGCLFVAMQNMEEWEEAVFDKTKNLIELKTFSLYTLVLTLWRKGQEKIVLDLDQLCDICVQEERVRYLGKGYLLMLKLAAGFSYPLTQSATLGGRSDVEAVATLLKRFLALEELQKRRHQEYEAEYGDAEDEDSLDNSTDSDEADKL from the exons aTGGGCTACATGACAGTAGAAGACCAGAGCTCCAACCTGCTCCACCTAAAGAGATCCCCGGGGATCCGTTCGTGGTCTCTTCTTGTTg GGATAGCATCTGTTGGCTTAACAGCTGCATATTACAGCTCAG ACAGCATCCCGTGGAAGCTCTTCTACGTGGCTGGCTGTCTGTTTGTGGCCATGCAGAACATGGAGGAATGGGAGGAGGCTGTGTTTGATAAAACCAAGAACCTGATTGAGCTTAAGACCTTCAGTTTATACACTTTAGTCCTGACTCTGTGGAGGAAGGGCCAAGAGAAAA TTGTGCTGGATCTGGACCAGCTGTGCGATATCTGCGTCCAGGAGGAAAGGGTGCGTTATTTGGGAAAAGGTTATCTGCTGATGCTGAAGCTGGCTGCAGGCTTCTCCTACCCCCTCACTCAGAGCGCCACGCTCGGGGGACGCAG TGATGTGGAGGCAGTGGCCACTCTGCTCAAGCGCTTCCTGGCATTGGAGGAACTGCAGAAACGTCGGCATCAGGAGTATGAGGCTGAGTACGGGGATGCGGAGGATGAAGATTCTCTAGACAACAGCACTGACTCAGATGAAGCAGACAAGCTGTGA